Proteins co-encoded in one Candidatus Thiodictyon syntrophicum genomic window:
- a CDS encoding type II secretion system protein N translates to MIKAAALLLVLALAGVLVLQWRDWPRPLSPVGPPQSDQGAAADPGAAADASLTTPAPPEAKETYASVAERPLFRPQRKPEPPPAAEPTPEPEAVQDGTLEGLDLSAVLISPGATSAWITDPSTPQIKRLRLGDEQAGWSVKAILADRVVFERQGETNELLLRDFSQTPASPPAAPAPAPVRPNPAGRPNPAAPGQLKPPSREPQRKQAAGADQRVAPPKPPQPRPNGRRPAPQRPQ, encoded by the coding sequence GTGATCAAGGCCGCGGCGCTCCTGCTGGTCCTGGCGCTGGCGGGCGTCCTGGTGCTGCAGTGGCGGGACTGGCCGCGCCCGCTGTCGCCGGTCGGCCCCCCCCAGTCGGACCAGGGTGCCGCGGCGGACCCGGGCGCCGCGGCCGACGCATCGCTGACCACGCCGGCGCCGCCGGAGGCCAAAGAGACCTATGCGTCCGTCGCCGAGCGACCACTGTTCCGACCCCAGCGCAAACCCGAGCCGCCGCCGGCCGCCGAGCCGACACCTGAGCCCGAGGCGGTGCAGGACGGCACCTTGGAGGGCCTGGATCTGAGCGCGGTCCTGATCTCTCCCGGGGCGACCTCGGCCTGGATCACCGACCCCAGCACACCCCAGATCAAACGCCTGCGGCTCGGGGACGAGCAAGCCGGCTGGTCGGTCAAGGCCATCCTGGCCGACCGCGTGGTGTTTGAGCGACAGGGCGAGACGAATGAGTTATTATTGCGTGATTTCTCCCAGACGCCAGCCTCGCCTCCCGCCGCACCAGCCCCGGCGCCGGTACGCCCCAACCCTGCCGGGCGCCCCAACCCCGCGGCACCGGGCCAGCTAAAGCCGCCGTCGCGCGAACCCCAACGCAAACAGGCGGCGGGCGCAGACCAGCGGGTCGCGCCGCCGAAGCCGCCCCAACCGAGACCGAATGGACGAAGACCAGCACCGCAACGGCCGCAGTAG
- the gspM gene encoding type II secretion system protein GspM, producing the protein MTQANPTKRYCVLVWGAAILLPSLLIAAIAIPWLGEVRRLGDAIAAGSEQLGRYQRLIATLPGLRAELEKVNSNQDFKAFYFDAPTPDLAGAELTRKVQDIVTAAHGRLISTQLLPEEKAEQPARVRLRVQIQGTTDILLEVLYELDQARPFLFVEQVSVRSSARGELPEQVARGRAGRRPSAINEAGELTVRLDVFGFALGGKA; encoded by the coding sequence ATGACCCAGGCCAACCCCACCAAGCGTTACTGTGTACTCGTCTGGGGTGCGGCGATCCTTCTCCCCTCTCTGCTCATCGCCGCCATCGCCATCCCCTGGCTGGGGGAGGTCCGGCGGCTCGGCGACGCCATCGCCGCCGGCTCGGAGCAACTCGGACGCTATCAGCGCCTCATTGCCACCCTGCCCGGGTTGCGCGCCGAACTGGAGAAGGTCAACAGCAATCAGGACTTCAAGGCCTTCTATTTCGATGCCCCCACCCCGGACCTGGCCGGCGCGGAACTGACACGCAAGGTGCAGGACATCGTCACCGCCGCCCACGGCCGCCTGATCAGCACCCAGTTGCTGCCCGAGGAGAAGGCCGAACAGCCGGCGCGGGTGCGCCTGCGGGTCCAGATCCAAGGTACCACCGATATCCTGCTCGAGGTCCTCTATGAGCTCGATCAGGCGCGCCCCTTTCTCTTCGTCGAGCAGGTCTCGGTGCGCTCGTCCGCCCGTGGAGAGCTGCCCGAGCAGGTGGCACGCGGCCGTGCGGGCCGGCGCCCGTCGGCGATCAATGAGGCCGGCGAGTTGACCGTGCGCCTGGACGTCTTCGGGTTCGCCCTCGGGGGCAAGGCGTGA
- a CDS encoding PilN domain-containing protein codes for MALIDALKRPWGGLARRSWASAPRPSGERFVACLPTPVRRYLARRDRRLVIRADGPGAHLEWIAGETREVLGTLDLGGREPLPGVLADRSKDQHRRTILLLPATAVLTRRTSLPAQVRDNLATVLRYELDRLSPFRPEQVVYDSRVVGGGKGEARLTLDLALARRDLVEGWLKRLREAGSPVDQVTWEGAWPKANLLPPAERPRHRQPLLDPGKLLLALILLLGAGVLVTPLWQRSRTLETLESEVRKARTQAVQVDQVRQELERARRGSTEVLRQKWELPRMLDMLRELTERIPDDTWVQSLEYQSGEVQVRGESGRATALIGLLEGAPGISGVSFRSPVTQVAQTGKERFNLAFNYKRAEPAPP; via the coding sequence ATGGCCCTGATCGATGCTCTGAAACGACCCTGGGGCGGGCTCGCGCGACGCTCTTGGGCCAGTGCCCCGCGCCCGTCCGGCGAGCGCTTCGTCGCCTGTCTGCCGACGCCCGTGCGGCGCTACCTGGCGCGGCGCGATCGGCGCCTGGTGATCCGTGCGGACGGTCCCGGTGCCCACCTGGAGTGGATCGCGGGGGAGACCCGGGAGGTCCTGGGCACCCTCGACCTCGGCGGGCGAGAGCCGCTGCCCGGGGTCCTGGCCGACCGTTCCAAGGATCAGCATCGCCGGACCATCCTGCTGCTGCCGGCCACTGCCGTGTTGACCCGCCGCACCTCGCTGCCGGCCCAGGTCCGCGACAATCTGGCGACCGTCCTGCGTTATGAGTTGGACCGGCTCTCGCCCTTCCGGCCGGAGCAGGTGGTCTATGACTCGCGCGTGGTCGGCGGCGGCAAGGGCGAGGCGCGCCTCACGCTGGACCTGGCCCTGGCCCGGCGCGACCTGGTGGAGGGCTGGCTCAAGCGCCTGCGTGAGGCCGGGTCACCGGTGGATCAGGTCACCTGGGAGGGGGCCTGGCCCAAGGCCAATCTCCTGCCCCCGGCCGAGCGCCCGCGCCACCGTCAGCCGCTGCTCGATCCGGGCAAGTTGCTCCTGGCCCTGATCCTGCTCTTGGGTGCTGGGGTACTGGTCACGCCCCTGTGGCAGCGCTCGCGTACCCTGGAGACTCTGGAGTCCGAGGTGCGCAAGGCGCGCACCCAGGCGGTGCAGGTGGATCAGGTCCGCCAGGAACTGGAACGGGCGCGGCGCGGCAGTACCGAGGTCCTGCGCCAGAAATGGGAACTGCCGCGCATGCTCGACATGTTGCGGGAATTGACCGAACGGATCCCCGACGACACCTGGGTGCAAAGCCTCGAATACCAGAGCGGCGAGGTCCAGGTGCGCGGTGAGTCCGGTCGGGCCACGGCCCTGATCGGCCTCCTGGAGGGCGCCCCGGGGATCTCCGGGGTCTCGTTCCGCTCCCCGGTGACCCAGGTGGCCCAGACCGGCAAGGAACGCTTCAACCTCGCCTTCAATTACAAGCGTGCCGAGCCCGCCCCGCCATGA
- the gspD gene encoding type II secretion system secretin GspD has product MDEDQHRNGRSSRRPGRPALAALTLTLLVLGLVGCERGYWDPTIKVGSASGHLTAGRTGTTASGAPTAGLVEDSGINLSDDKNTKKAVDSVQRGTGSFVRRVSGPSVDTTPGDVTLNFDGTDIREVVKVILGDLLQVNYVLSPAVQGVASLQTGRPLRREHLIPTLETLLRMNNAAIVYKSGTYEVVPIANAVQGNLVPQLGESTRPLPPGYSIQVIPLQYISADEMSRILQPLAPEGSVVRVDTLRNLLLVAGTSPEMGNLIDTIKVFDVDWMKGLSVGFFVLEYAKANEVVTQLEGLLADESGNPMKGLFRFIPVESSNSLMVISPQERYIQQARNWIERLDMAEASGSAAEKLFVYRVKHGNAENLADVLSKLFAGDGKEKKQSTGGVAPGLGTSSIGSRAVIGQMGSGLGGSTGGSSGTGSGFGKSGGTGGGLSGGQGVPGGAGGTGGQTAQAHTFQLSSEVSVVADATNNSILVRSNPKDYKKILDALKQLDIVPLQVLVEATIIEITLTGDLKYGISWNLLAHASDGYKSDFSLDGVTTNRNAVTPLTTDTTTATTPATTTAAAANALARTFPGFNWAIVANPGRLIANLHALASQGLVNVLSSPSVMVIDNQEANIEVGQEVPVQTQQQQALQAGSNILNSYEYKKVGVKLKVKPRVTPGGLVQMGIFQEVSNKVASDTPNNPTFGLRQITSTVAVRSNQAVVLGGLIEDSRSDAKSGIPGLYDVPVAGPLFGTRGKGSKRTELIVILIPKVIASDQDIESVNNDFRDRMRGLQFKF; this is encoded by the coding sequence ATGGACGAAGACCAGCACCGCAACGGCCGCAGTAGCCGTCGGCCGGGGCGCCCCGCCCTGGCCGCATTGACCCTAACCCTGTTGGTTCTGGGACTCGTCGGCTGCGAGCGCGGCTATTGGGACCCGACGATCAAGGTCGGCTCCGCCAGCGGCCACCTGACCGCCGGGCGGACCGGGACCACCGCGTCCGGGGCCCCGACCGCCGGGCTGGTCGAGGACTCCGGCATCAACCTGTCCGATGACAAGAACACCAAGAAGGCGGTGGACTCGGTGCAGCGGGGGACCGGCAGCTTCGTGCGGCGGGTCTCCGGCCCCAGCGTGGACACCACCCCGGGTGATGTGACGCTGAACTTCGACGGCACGGACATCCGCGAGGTCGTGAAGGTCATCCTGGGCGACCTGCTCCAGGTGAACTATGTGCTCAGCCCGGCGGTGCAGGGCGTCGCCTCGCTTCAGACCGGCCGGCCGTTGCGGCGCGAGCACCTGATCCCGACCCTGGAGACGCTGCTGCGCATGAACAACGCAGCGATCGTCTACAAGTCCGGGACCTATGAGGTGGTCCCCATCGCCAACGCGGTCCAGGGCAATCTGGTCCCGCAACTCGGTGAGTCGACCCGCCCCCTGCCCCCGGGCTACAGCATCCAGGTCATCCCGCTTCAGTACATCAGCGCGGACGAGATGAGCCGCATCCTCCAGCCGCTGGCCCCGGAGGGCAGCGTCGTGCGCGTGGATACACTGCGCAACCTGCTCCTGGTCGCCGGCACCAGCCCGGAGATGGGCAATCTCATCGACACGATCAAGGTGTTCGATGTGGACTGGATGAAGGGTCTCTCGGTCGGGTTCTTCGTGCTCGAATACGCCAAGGCCAACGAGGTGGTGACGCAACTGGAGGGGCTGCTGGCCGACGAATCGGGAAACCCCATGAAGGGCCTGTTCCGCTTCATCCCGGTGGAGAGTTCCAACAGCCTGATGGTGATCTCGCCGCAGGAGCGCTACATCCAACAGGCGCGCAACTGGATCGAGCGCCTGGATATGGCCGAGGCGAGCGGCAGCGCCGCAGAGAAGCTCTTCGTCTACCGGGTCAAGCACGGCAACGCCGAGAACCTGGCGGACGTGCTCTCCAAGCTCTTCGCCGGCGACGGCAAGGAGAAGAAGCAATCCACGGGCGGCGTCGCCCCGGGGCTCGGCACCTCGAGTATCGGGTCGCGCGCGGTGATCGGGCAAATGGGCAGCGGCCTGGGTGGGAGCACCGGCGGCAGCAGCGGAACCGGCAGCGGGTTTGGCAAGAGCGGCGGCACGGGCGGCGGTTTGTCCGGCGGGCAGGGGGTACCGGGCGGGGCTGGTGGGACCGGTGGCCAAACCGCCCAGGCGCACACCTTTCAACTCAGCTCGGAGGTGAGCGTCGTCGCCGATGCGACGAACAACTCGATCCTGGTGCGGTCAAACCCCAAGGACTACAAAAAGATCCTGGATGCGCTCAAGCAACTCGACATAGTCCCGCTGCAGGTGCTGGTGGAGGCGACCATCATCGAGATCACCCTGACTGGAGATCTCAAGTATGGGATCTCCTGGAACCTGCTGGCGCACGCCAGCGATGGTTACAAGAGTGATTTTTCCCTGGACGGCGTCACGACTAACCGCAACGCGGTGACCCCCCTCACGACCGACACCACGACCGCGACCACCCCGGCGACGACGACCGCCGCGGCGGCGAATGCGCTCGCCCGCACCTTCCCGGGCTTCAACTGGGCCATCGTCGCCAATCCGGGGCGGCTGATTGCCAATCTCCATGCGCTCGCCAGCCAGGGGCTGGTCAACGTCCTGTCTTCGCCGTCCGTCATGGTGATCGATAATCAAGAAGCCAATATCGAGGTTGGTCAAGAAGTCCCGGTGCAGACCCAGCAGCAGCAGGCGCTCCAGGCGGGCTCCAATATCCTTAACAGTTATGAGTACAAGAAGGTCGGCGTCAAACTCAAGGTCAAACCGCGCGTGACCCCCGGCGGGCTGGTGCAGATGGGTATCTTCCAGGAGGTCAGCAACAAGGTCGCTTCCGATACGCCCAACAACCCCACCTTTGGATTGCGCCAGATCACCAGTACGGTTGCGGTCCGCTCCAACCAGGCGGTGGTCCTGGGTGGCCTGATAGAAGACTCCCGTTCCGACGCGAAGTCCGGCATACCGGGCCTCTACGACGTGCCCGTCGCCGGCCCCCTGTTCGGGACGCGCGGTAAGGGCTCGAAGCGGACCGAACTCATCGTCATCCTGATCCCCAAGGTCATCGCCAGTGACCAGGACATCGAGTCGGTCAACAACGATTTCCGCGATCGGATGCGCGGCCTGCAATTCAAGTTCTAG